The sequence aaattaataaacATTAGTGATATggtaataaatatttttttattaaatgaaTTTTTAAtctcgatcacaaccatccagtggcggagccaagggttgactaaccctggctcTAGCACCCCCTAAAATCATTAAAACCATAAAAACATCCTTATTTTTATCACATATTTTACATTTAGTCCATATAATATTTGAATTTAGCCCACCAAAAATTTATGAACTTTTTTTAGTCCCCCTCATTCTTAATATCTGGCTCCGCCACAACAGCCATCACTTATGAGAAACAATTACAACCTTAGATTTATTGATTAGACTTCCCAAGAATGAGTCCAAAACGTTCTTTATATTTCCTAAGTTGTCTAACCTGTATTTTGAATCAGTTCTTTTTCAAAATATGGTTCATACAACTGATTAGTTCTTAAACACACTTTGTTCCCGTTCTTTTTCTTTCCTATGAATACACGCTTTAATTGAGAAAATTTGATCAAGTGGAAATAACAAACCTAACTTCCCATAAAACTGGACAATTGATTCTCTCTTTCACATCCGGTAGGATGAATGgatttgaaaactctaattcctCACATTGGAGCAAACGGAAATCAGAAATAAAGTTGGGAAGGGAGATAAATAACAGAGAGAAAAAATACAAATCCAAGAATATACTTGCACTCAATGTTCTTTCCATGTTCTCTCAGTCTTCTTCCACCAAAACATACATCTGTGACCAATCAAACTACTCCGAGgtaacaatatttgagaaaaccctTACTTGTTACATTGTTTCACATATGAATTTTTGGGGTTTCTATCAATTtcttgaatttcatttgttgtatATTTAGCTGCAGTATACATTTTCAACGATAGTCCAATTGATTACAATAATCTCATGGTTGAAATTTAGGGGTGCCTGTATTTTGTGATTAGCCAGATTATGAAAATTTGTCTGTCGCAGGTCACCGGGGTATCAATCTATTCACAACGTTTTGGTCTAGAAAGGTGAAATTTTCTCAAGTACTAATATTTCGTTTCCATTTGTTTAGATTTTGGTGGAAATaacattttggtttcatcatgatagataaagaaacttacaatattACACGTTATAATTTGACGATCAATTAGTGTTTACAAAATAATCATACGTGTATACAAAATTCCTCATTTTCCGGGCTTCAGTTTCAAAGTCCAGAAGGATTTTACCTAATTTATATAACACCCTTTGCCGGTTCATTttcacattaaaaaaatcaaCCACTACTTCCGTAATAATGTTATTTGTgccataacgacatacaataaaCATTTTCCCACTACCACATTGAACCTGCACTACCACCACCAGAATCACTCATTATCACTACTTTTTCCACCATCATCACTATCGACATCGGCTCCATGCATCACCAATCTCAAACACCACCCAGGTCATCCCTAATTTCTATCGATATGATTATTagtaaatttattatttatttaataaaaatatatttagaaaaatgtaatgaattcattattattattttttattaggattctttattaacaaatttattatctatctaatgaaagtatatttattaACATAATTATAAGGCATCTATAATAAAAGATTAATAAAGCATTTATTATAAGAAATAAAAgattaataaattatttattataaGAAATTAATGATACAATAATGATGTGAATAATCATCGCCATGAATTTAGCTTTCCCAAGAATGAATCCTCGacgttctttatcttgcctatgttGTCCATGCTTTGTTTTATATTCTTTTCAttcacattaaaaaaatcaaCCACTACATCCGTGACCTACTACTACATTGAACCTGCAGTACCACCACCAGAGTCACTCATTATCACCACTTTTTCCATCGCCATCACTATCGTCACCGGCTCCACGCATCACCAATCTCAAACACCACTCAGGCCGTCCCTAATTTCTATCGATATGATTActaataaatttattatttatttaataaaaatatatttagaaaaatataatggattgatttatttgtttttaagTTATTAGGATTctttattaacaaatttattatctatctaatgaaagtatatttattaagataattataagacATTTATAATAAGAGATTAATAAAGCATTTATTATAAGAAATTAATGATACAATAATGATGTGAATAGCCATAGCCATGGATTTAGCTTTTCCAAGAATGAATCCTGACCGTTCTTTATTTTACCTATGTTGTCCATGCTTTGTTCcgtaaaaggataaatctatggTTGTGGTTCTCCAAACCACACCTATTACCCGCACGTCTGTCTTAGATTTAGGTAGATGAACGAGTGAGCGTGGCCCTGGGGTCGTTTTCCAGCGCTTACCAACATACCCTACCCTCGccttagttcttcgtcttccttTCTATTATTAATGGGAATGTTCGCCGCCATTTTGAGCTTCCGTTTAGTTCGATCGTAACTGCAAAACTTAGATTAGTTCTCAGATCAATCGGTGTTGCAGATCTGAAATTAACGGGACCCAATTGGTTAGTAAGTTGTATCATGTTAAATTTTAGTGAgctgtatcaattggttctctgATTCCCAGAAATTTCGAGATTTAGTTCATTATTtgtgttttaatttgattttgattcattGTTTGTATGAAATTTTTTAGTTGATTAAAAAGGATCCGTTAGATTTTAACCAAGGTTTATGTTTCCTATTATACCAGGGTACTCCTGATTTTGACCTAACTGGTCGGGGCATCAATGTTTCCTATTATTTGCATATTAGCCTGATTGATTCTTCCCACATTAATGTTCCATCACGATTGTGGTTACAATCTTCTTACAGTATCCAAAGGAACTGCATAGTTCTTTCAGCCTTTCATCTTCCTTTATGTAATAAATTTATTGGTTTCAATCCTAATTCGTGTTGTATATGATTAATAACAATCGTTTCATTTTTCGTCGTTCATTAATTGTCTTAGCATTGAAAGAATGAGGAGGTGCATCCTATATAAAGGTCACCTGATTTTCCAGGTCATCTACCTCCATCTTCCCTCTACTGAACTTCTCAGCCATAGTAATTCCAGCTGTGTAGCTTTTGCAGCATTTGAAAATTTGTTAATATTGTTTtcatttttaaaaaaaagaatatattCTAACTTCATTGGTGCCTTTTGTGGATCATGTAGGTTGTCATAATGGCTTCTACAGTGGTGCATAGCTCCGTCCAAGGCGTACAGGCTCCCGGAATCCTCACCTTGAAAGAATTTCAGCTGAAAAATGGTATTGGACCATGGATGGTTGTTCGAGTTCGCATCGTCCGAATGTGACACGAGCTCGACTTCATGAGAACTAATGACGTTAGCAGCCTAGATTTGCTCCTGCTAGATGACGCCGTGAGTTTTTTAAACCCTCCACAATCATGGCCTTTTCTTATTTGGGGGTGTTTTATGTCTGCTTATTACCTGATTTTATCTCAGGATGATCTGATGCACGCAATTGTTCAGAAAAAATACATCTGGAAATTCGAACCACTGCTGGAAAAGGGGATGCTGCTGGGTCTTACCAATTTGACATTTGCAACAGAGAAAAAAATGTTTCGCCCCGCCCAGAATGACTACCGCCCGTACTTTAACTGGAATACTGATGTTACTCCTCTTGAGTTCACCACCACGGCTATTCCTCGTCACAAATTCTTTTTCACAGGGTTTGAAGCAGTTGCAGTTGCTAACAACAACACCTACCTCAATGATAAGAAAGTGTCAGCTATATTTCTCAATCTAACCTGCAACAGGAATGTAGATACTGCTGCAGCAGGACAAGTCGGTAGTCTAAACGAAAACATGGTAACACTGCGCAAGGAGAGGATATTACACTAAGAAAATGTCTTTTACAAATTAAAGTATTGAATATTTAAATTTCTGAATAGAAATAAACTTAAATTCAAATTACACGATCAATATCTTACACAGGCTGATCAGATGCCTTCGCTCCAGCTCGGATGAGGCAGTAGCTGATCCCACCAGTAATTGATGAGAATAAACCGATTAGCACAACAAAAAGGGGTGGTTTACTCTAACAATATAACTATTGCCTAACTCTGTGGTTTGAGATATCCCTCCTGTGTATAAAAAAGGAAACAAGTTGTTTATCTCAAGTGCAAAAAGTGTCAAGCTTGCATCTGTGTTTTAAGGCACAATCTAAAATTAAGTTGACCATGCTAATGTCAGATAAGCCTCGGCCATGAAAGCCATTTTCCAGTAGGTTGTACGTTACCATCTGTTAAGGATACAACTATTATCACTCAATCAAAGCCGTAATTGTAGCTGTATCCTCCAATTCTATAGCTGCCAAATTATGTTGACATTGTAACGTCTGTCAATTACATAATTGAAGCATGCAAAATATGTAATATCTTTTGTAATTGAAGTCCTATATGGCTCTATATAATGAATGAGTATCCACCGTATCAAGTGTGTAACATTTCACCAAATCTTCTTGTTCTAGCTTGGTATCGAGTCTGAAGATCCAAAACTCAggcttctcttctttctttcatCATGGCTGAAACATCAACCTTCACCAaattcatatcaaccatctgatCAGTGTCAAACTTAACAACAACAACTATCTCTTGTGGGTGACACAGTTTAAACCTCTTCTCAAAGGGTACAAGCTACAAGGTTTTGTTGATGGTACATTGGAAAAACCAGCGAAACCATACCCAGTACTGAAGAAGGTGTGCAACCAACTCCTAATCCTGCTTATGCAAAATATGAGGAACAAGATCAAATACTGTTAGGATGGATCCTCTACTCCTTATCTGAAGGTGTATTAGGTCGTGTATCAGGTATTTCAACATCACAAGAAGTACGGGAAACTCTTCAAAAGAGATATGCACCAAAAACCAAAGCTCATCAAATGAAACTGAAAAGACAACTACACAGTCTTCGCAAAGGTAACAGTTCAATGCAAGATTATTTCTCGAAAACTAAGCAACTTTTTGATGCACTTGCAGCATCAAGAAAACCTCTCTCTGAAGAGGATATGCAGCAATCAATCCTAGCTGGACTAGATCAGGCTTATGACTCTATTGTCACAGCCTTAAGCACTATCGACAAGATCGACATGGATACTTTTCAAGCTCATTTGCTTTCATATGATCTCCGTATTGAACAACAGTTAGCCGTTTTGAAACAACCATTAGCCAATGTTGCTTCCTCAGCAAACTCCAGGCCATTTCAGAAGCAAGACCAAAGGAGATACTCAAACAATCGTCCACAAAATCAACCCAACCGTCATCCTAGAAACACGTATCAAGGTGAAGGTCCCTGTGAGATCTGCAAACGCAAGAATCATGATGCTCGATTCTGCTGGTCTCGTAACAAAGTTGACAACTCAACT comes from Papaver somniferum cultivar HN1 chromosome 7, ASM357369v1, whole genome shotgun sequence and encodes:
- the LOC113296972 gene encoding uncharacterized protein LOC113296972 translates to MRTNDVSSLDLLLLDDADDLMHAIVQKKYIWKFEPLLEKGMLLGLTNLTFATEKKMFRPAQNDYRPYFNWNTDVTPLEFTTTAIPRHKFFFTGFEAVAVANNNTYLNDKKVSAIFLNLTCNRNVDTAAAGQVGSLNENMVTLRKERILH